The proteins below come from a single Zea mays cultivar B73 chromosome 8, Zm-B73-REFERENCE-NAM-5.0, whole genome shotgun sequence genomic window:
- the LOC100304369 gene encoding uncharacterized protein LOC100304369, producing the protein MESLPNGSVNNAEHNQENKKSMDASVPEEVQDVFIYREDVVSLKSKEDVRGLVLEVAGEYDSEGSITDDDIDTEEHEDKTVRGAENGAADGDNASNGAEVESQSSLPDNKVRVLWLDDSEKTEDIDEVVVVDRSFLHGDLVASASDPTGQMGLVLDVNLVVDLQGVNGDMIKGVSSKDLRRIREFNVGDYVVSGLWLGRVDEVLDSVNVLFDDGSVCKVNRADPMCLKPVFGPMHPDTDCPFYPGQRVKAVSSSVFKTSRWLNGLWRASRLEGTVTKVESVSVIVYWIASAHFASDQQPVPPEKQNPKDLTLLSCFSYANWQLTDWCLPHRYTLCTNDTVINSDKHTGQICTCPESSVPLSDIPESQADVQTEQDQMTDTDAGHRQIDVDSTADGLSMSDGDNSCIAKESETSVSSILKEPQDNATSRKKLRKVSLKKHKRTKKRDDSFERALLIANTCTKVDVIWQDGTKECGVAATSLIPIHNPNDHEFFPEQYVVDKVTNDVDDSSEPRRVGLVRSVSAKDRTVTVSWFKPSLHPEETKNIVCNEIVSAYELDGHPDYDYCYGDIVVRLPPVSPVIESTNNKDQMELDRTVDASEGFAASNDAPSNTSASEQLLQKESCSQFTSLSWAGNIVGFQDGEIEVIWGDGSISKVGPHEIYVVGREDDDASLDDGTASDGASWETVDDNEMDVLDDSAKDDSQSIPENSIEREDGSFSSQNGSSVATGPLSVAFGFVTRLASDLFARGRRHLDRSSNSDAMDEVESHQSNEVSETSDDIDKINENNVESPEDAAVIENDSSVEKSVDVVMADNLVDLECFKHFDILQCPPDHHYLENIAQGTGGRKWVKKVQQEWSILEKNLPDYIYVRVFEDRMDLLRAVIVGASGTPYQDGLFFFDFYLPPEYPQVPPSAYYHSGGLRVNPNLYVDGKVCLSLLNTWTGRGNEVWDPSSSSILQVLVSLQGLVLNEKPYFNEAGYEKQVGTVEGEKNAVPYNENTYLLSVKSMLYILRRPPLHFEDFVKSHFRKRGHYILKACEAYLQGNVVGTLTDDACTTNRSTEHSSSVGFKLALAKILPRLITALKEHGADCDQYEHLGKTDPVRES; encoded by the exons ATGGAAAGTCTACCAAATGGTTCAGTAAACAATGCGGAGCATAACCAGGAAAACAAGAAGTCCATGGATGCTAGTGTGCCTGAAGAAGTACAAGATGTTTTTATTTACAGAGAAGATGTTGTGAGCTTGAAGTCCAAGGAGGATGTCCGTGGATTAGTTTTAGAGGTAGCTGGGGAATATGATTCTGAAGGTAGCATCACTGATGATGATATTGATACTGAGGAACATGAAGATAAAACTGTTCGTGGAGCAGAAAATGGTGCTGCTGATGGTGATAATGCTAGTAATGGAGCTGAAGTTGAAAGCCAGAGTTCTTTGCCGGATAACAAAGTTCGAGTGTTATGGCTTGATGATAGTGAAAAAACAGAAGACATTGATGAGGTAGTTGTTGTTGATAGAAGTTTCCTTCATGGTGATTTAGTTGCCTCTGCCTCAGATCCAACTGGTCAGATGGGGCTTGTTTTGGATGTCAATCTTGTGGTTGATTTGCAAGGTGTGAATGGCGATATGATAAAGGGTGTTTCTTCCAAGGATTTGAGACGAATCAGGGAATTCAATGTGGGTGATTATGTTGTCTCTGGGCTATGGCTTGGTCGAGTTGATGAAGTGCTCGATAGTGTTAATGTGCTTTTTGACGATGGCTCTGTCTGTAAAGTCAATAGAGCAGATCCTATGTGCTTAAAGCCAGTATTTGGCCCAATGCATCCAGATACAGATTGTCCTTTTTATCCAGGACAGCGTGTGAAGGCAGTGTCATCATCTGTTTTCAAAACATCAAGGTGGCTTAATGGATTGTGGAGAGCAAGTCGTCTTGAAGGTACTGTCACAAAAGTGGAAAGTGTTTCTGTTATAGTCTATTGGATTGCATCTGCACACTTTGCTTCAGATCAGCAACCTGTTCCTCCAGAGAAGCAGAACCCAAAGGACCTTACTCTTCTGTCTTGTTTCTCTTATGCAAACTGGCAATTAACTGACTGGTGTCTTCCTCACCGATACACTTTATGTACTAATGATACCGTGATTAATTCTGATAAGCATACAGGTCAGATCTGTACATGCCCAGAAAGCTCAGTTCCACTGTCTGATATTCCAGAATCTCAAGCTGATGTTCAGACTGAACAAGATCAAATGACTGATACAGATGCAGGTCATAGGCAAATAGATGTTGATTCTACTGCAGATGGATTGAGTATGTCGGACGGAGATAATTCATGCATAGCCAAAGAATCAGAAACTAGTGTATCAAGCATTCTAAAGGAGCCACAGGACAATGCAACATCTAGGAAAAAGCTTAGGAAAGTGTCCCTAAAAAAACATAAAAGAACGAAAAAAAGAGACGACAGCTTTGAGCGAGCTCTACTCATTGCAAATACTTGTACCAAAGTTGATGTAATCTGGCAGGACGGGACAAAGGAATGTGGGGTAGCCGCAACATCGTTGATTCCTATCCACAATCCAAATGACCATGAGTTCTTCCCTGAGCAGTATGTTGTGGACAAGGTCACAAATGATGTTGATGATTCTTCTGAACCAAGGCGTGTGGGTCTTGTTAGAAGTGTTAGTGCTAAGGACCGAACAGTAACTGTATCATGGTTTAAGCCTTCGCTACATCCAGAGGAGACAAAGAATATCGTGTGTAATGAAATTGTGAGTGCATATGAACTGGATGGCCATCCGGATTATGATTATTGCTATGGAGATATTGTCGTTCGCTTGCCGCCTGTCTCACCTGTAATTGAATCAACCAATAACAAGGATCAAATGGAACTAGATAGGACGGTCGATGCCTCGGAAGGATTTGCTGCCTCAAATGATGCACCCTCTAATACTAGTGCAAGTGAACAACTTTTGCAGAAGGAATCCTGCTCGCAGTTTACAAGCCTCTCATGGGCTGGAAATATAGTTGGCTTTCAAGACGGTGAGATTGAAGTCATTTGGGGTGATGGGTCGATTTCAAAG GTTGGGCCTCATGAAATATATGTTGTTGGCCGTGAAGATGATGATGCCTCACTAGATGACGGAACAGCCTCTGATGGTGCTAGCTGGGAGACTGTTGATGACAATGAAATGGATGTACTTGATGATTCTGCAAAG GATGATTCACAAAGCATACCTGAGAATAGCATTGAAAGGGAAGATGGTTCATTCAGCTCCCAGAATGGAAGTTCTGTTGCAACTGGTCCCCTTTCAGTTGCTTTTGGGTTTGTGACCCGACTAGCGAGTGATCTCTTCGCTCGAGGTAGAAGGCATTTAGATAGATCGTCAAACTCGGATGCTATGGATGAAGTTGAGTCTCACCAGTCTAATGAAGTTTCAGAAACTAGTGATgacattgataagattaatgagaaTAATGTGGAATCGCCAGAGGATGCTGCAGTAATAGAAAACGATTCTTCTGTCGAGAAGTCTGTAGATGTGGTCATGGCTGATAATCTTGTAGATTTGGAATGTTTCAAACACTTTGATATTCTGCAATGTCCTCCAGACCACCATTACCTTGAAAACATAGCCCAG GGCACGGGTGGAAGAAAGTGGGTAAAAAAAGTACAGCAGGAATGGAGCATACTTGAGAAGAACCTACCAG ACTATATTTATGTCAGAGTCTTTGAGGATCGCATGGATCTCTTGAGAGCCGTGATTGTTGGAGCAAGTGGAACACCCTACCAAGATGGCCTGTTCTTCTTTGATTTCTACCTTCCACCTGAGTATCCGCAAGTTCCTCCG TCAGCATACTACCATTCTGGTGGTTTGCGTGTAAATCCAAACCTGTATGTGGATGGAAAGGTTTGCTTAAGTCTCTTAAATACTTGGACCGGCAGAGGGAACGAAGTGTGGGACCCATCATCATCAAGTATTCTACAAGTACTGGTTTCACTTCAGGGATTGGTTCTCAATGAAAAACCCTATTTTAATGAGGCTGGGTAcgagaagcaagttggtactgTTGAAGGGGAGAAGAATGCAGTGCCGTATAATGAGAATACGTACCTGCTGAGCGTGAAATCCATGCTGTATATATTGAGACGGCCTCCTTTG cattttgaggattttgtgaaGAGCCATTTCCGCAAGCGTGGCCACTACATCCTTAAAGCCTGTGAGGCATATTTGCAAGGAAATGTTGTTGGCACTCTCACTGACGACGCATGCACCACCAACAGAAGCACGGAGCACTCGAGCTCTGTCGGCTTCAAGCTTGCACTAGCAAAGATTTTACCAAGGTTGATTACAGCCCTGAAGGAGCATGGAGCTGATTGCGACCAATACGAGCACCTTGGCAAAACAGACCCCGTTAGAGAGAGCTGA